One segment of Gordonia terrae DNA contains the following:
- a CDS encoding sulfurtransferase: protein MSVDTDPNPAFAEYAHPERLVTTQWLSAHLGAKGLKIIESDEDVLLYDIGHIPTAQKIDWHLHLNDPVTRDYINGEQFAELMRSKGIERDDTVVIYGDKSNWWAAYALWVFTLFGHEDVRLLDGGRDAWMAEDRDTSFDVPDYPRSDYPVVERDDTAIRAFAPQVLQALGTEPLVDVRSPQEYTGERTHMPDYPEEGALRGGHIPTAISIPWAKSAAPDGRFRSRAELDEIYADLDPQTPTIAYCRIGERSSHTWFVLTHLLGHSAVRNYDGSWTEWGNAVRVPIAVGDEPGAVPGSE, encoded by the coding sequence GTGAGCGTTGACACCGACCCGAATCCGGCCTTCGCCGAATACGCCCACCCCGAACGGCTGGTGACGACCCAGTGGCTCTCGGCGCATCTCGGCGCCAAGGGACTCAAGATCATCGAGTCCGACGAGGATGTGTTGCTCTACGACATCGGCCACATCCCGACGGCCCAGAAGATCGACTGGCACCTGCATCTCAACGATCCGGTCACGCGCGATTACATCAACGGCGAGCAGTTCGCGGAGTTGATGCGCAGCAAGGGAATCGAGCGCGACGACACCGTCGTGATCTACGGCGACAAGAGCAACTGGTGGGCTGCCTACGCGCTGTGGGTGTTCACCCTGTTCGGTCACGAGGACGTCCGGTTGCTCGACGGCGGGCGCGACGCCTGGATGGCCGAGGACCGCGACACCTCCTTCGACGTTCCCGATTACCCGCGGTCGGACTACCCGGTCGTCGAGCGCGACGACACCGCGATCCGGGCGTTCGCACCGCAGGTCCTTCAGGCCCTGGGCACCGAGCCGCTGGTCGACGTCCGTTCGCCGCAGGAGTACACCGGCGAGCGCACCCACATGCCGGATTACCCGGAGGAGGGCGCGCTACGCGGCGGGCACATCCCCACCGCCATCTCCATCCCCTGGGCGAAGTCCGCGGCGCCCGACGGCCGTTTCCGCAGCCGCGCCGAGCTCGACGAGATCTACGCCGATCTCGATCCGCAGACACCCACCATCGCCTATTGCCGTATCGGCGAGCGGTCGAGCCACACGTGGTTCGTGCTCACGCACCTGCTCGGTCACTCCGCGGTCCGCAACTACGACGGCTCGTGGACCGAGTGGGGCAATGCCGTGCGGGTTCCGATCGCCGTCGGCGACGAGCCGGGCGCCGTACCCGGCAGCGAGTGA
- a CDS encoding condensation domain-containing protein has protein sequence MKFIQIRDEPIEPGGLVEWTPYVPGGLGTWDYDPRLTSHNHEQHLRDAFEFRIRNRREGGREAWLGLSIEFDEPLSIPAIRSVLTQWIDRHEVLRSHVVIKGSGLQRLTTAPGSVKLKMGRIGWYAESGPLVEQLAGSFDRATAPLHWPAYRFATVGRERSFTLLFAADHSLVDGYSLIMAQQELVSLYRAAREHRGANLPEVGSYVDFSAEERRIADQTGRDHPAVGLWSEFLAAGAGDMPGLLTTEPARPAEPAPDESSADAAQPQESLWGVIADDETANRFTAICSEAGGTLTAGVLAAFAVVHHELTGDREFRCVLPRHTRNDARWLTSLGWFVGVAPFCVDMSDSPTFDQTVARSTAALKRGRQGASLPFLRVADLIDHEGGPRFVISFIDTRYAPGAGAADAGRAKVIRSHSYSPDEVYIWVNRTPSGLRYSARFPRESPLRDLGVAASATDVPTPSVPSGGGAAASPSSGTLLEAQREGIVTFSEPGGPGASARDIDASAGPVHAYLHGFAELIRDLGEASTFSPAL, from the coding sequence ATGAAATTCATCCAGATCCGCGACGAACCCATCGAGCCCGGCGGCCTCGTCGAATGGACCCCGTATGTGCCGGGCGGGCTGGGCACCTGGGATTACGACCCCCGGTTGACCTCGCACAACCACGAGCAGCATCTCCGCGACGCGTTCGAGTTCCGGATCCGCAACCGTCGTGAGGGTGGACGCGAGGCGTGGCTCGGGCTGAGCATCGAGTTCGACGAGCCGCTGTCGATCCCGGCCATCCGCTCGGTCTTGACCCAGTGGATCGACCGGCACGAGGTCCTGCGGAGTCACGTCGTGATCAAGGGCTCCGGACTGCAGCGACTCACCACCGCACCGGGCAGCGTGAAACTGAAGATGGGCCGGATCGGCTGGTATGCCGAGTCCGGCCCGCTCGTCGAGCAGCTGGCCGGTTCGTTCGATCGCGCCACCGCGCCGCTGCATTGGCCGGCGTACCGATTCGCGACGGTCGGTCGCGAGCGGTCGTTCACCCTGCTCTTCGCCGCCGACCATTCGCTGGTGGACGGATACTCCCTGATCATGGCGCAGCAGGAACTGGTCTCGCTGTACCGCGCGGCGCGAGAGCATCGTGGCGCGAATCTGCCGGAGGTGGGCAGCTATGTCGACTTCAGCGCCGAGGAACGCCGGATCGCCGACCAGACCGGCCGCGACCACCCGGCCGTCGGCCTGTGGTCGGAGTTCCTGGCCGCCGGGGCCGGCGACATGCCCGGCCTGCTCACGACCGAGCCCGCCCGACCAGCAGAGCCCGCCCCGGACGAGAGCTCCGCGGACGCCGCACAGCCCCAGGAGTCACTGTGGGGTGTCATCGCCGATGACGAGACGGCCAACCGGTTCACCGCGATCTGCTCGGAGGCGGGTGGCACCCTGACCGCGGGGGTGCTCGCGGCCTTCGCAGTGGTTCATCACGAACTGACCGGCGATCGGGAGTTCCGCTGCGTGCTGCCTCGGCACACCCGCAACGATGCCCGCTGGCTGACGTCGCTCGGCTGGTTCGTCGGTGTCGCTCCCTTCTGTGTGGACATGTCCGACTCCCCCACGTTCGACCAGACCGTCGCCCGGTCGACCGCCGCGCTCAAACGCGGCCGTCAGGGGGCGTCGTTGCCGTTCCTGCGCGTGGCCGACCTGATCGATCACGAGGGCGGACCCAGATTTGTGATCTCATTCATCGACACCCGCTACGCCCCGGGCGCCGGTGCGGCCGACGCCGGGCGCGCGAAAGTCATCCGGAGTCACAGCTACTCCCCCGACGAGGTGTACATCTGGGTCAATCGCACGCCGTCGGGCCTGCGGTACTCCGCCCGCTTCCCGCGGGAGTCCCCGCTGCGCGATCTGGGCGTCGCCGCCTCGGCGACCGACGTCCCGACGCCGAGCGTCCCGTCAGGCGGCGGGGCTGCCGCCAGCCCGTCGTCGGGGACGCTCCTGGAGGCACAACGTGAGGGAATCGTCACATTTTCCGAGCCCGGAGGTCCGGGTGCTTCCGCTCGCGACATCGATGCCTCCGCCGGTCCCGTCCACGCCTACCTGCACGGTTTCGCCGAACTGATCCGCGACCTCGGTGAGGCGAGCACATTCTCTCCGGCGTTGTGA
- a CDS encoding SufE family protein: MSLPPALAEIVDDFGALGDSDKITLLLEFAGELPDLPAHLEQDAMEPVPECQSPVFLSVDAADPASVRLHFSAPREAPTTRGFAAILHQGLDTASAREILDVPSDFYYELGLGSAVSPLRLRGMAGMLGRIKAQVRHQVPDLSGA, encoded by the coding sequence ATGAGCCTGCCCCCAGCCCTGGCCGAGATCGTCGACGACTTCGGTGCGCTCGGCGACTCCGACAAGATCACGCTCCTGCTCGAGTTCGCCGGCGAATTGCCCGATCTGCCTGCGCATCTCGAGCAGGATGCGATGGAACCGGTACCCGAGTGCCAGTCGCCGGTGTTCCTGTCGGTGGACGCCGCCGACCCGGCGTCGGTGCGGTTGCATTTCAGTGCGCCGCGCGAGGCGCCGACGACCCGCGGGTTCGCCGCGATCCTGCACCAAGGGCTCGACACCGCGTCGGCGCGCGAAATCCTCGACGTGCCATCGGATTTCTACTACGAGCTCGGACTCGGGAGCGCGGTGAGCCCGCTCCGTCTGCGGGGGATGGCGGGAATGCTGGGCCGGATCAAGGCCCAGGTGCGTCACCAGGTGCCCGACCTCTCCGGGGCATGA